The following proteins are co-located in the Ailuropoda melanoleuca isolate Jingjing chromosome 13, ASM200744v2, whole genome shotgun sequence genome:
- the XKR7 gene encoding LOW QUALITY PROTEIN: XK-related protein 7 (The sequence of the model RefSeq protein was modified relative to this genomic sequence to represent the inferred CDS: inserted 2 bases in 1 codon; deleted 1 base in 1 codon), with translation MAAKSDGAAAAAGPGPEGAXGGARSGAGGHGEEATAAAGGPGVTGAGGSGPRYELRDCCWVLCALLVFFSDGATDLWLAASYYLQGQRTYFGLTLLFVLLPSLVVQLLSFRWFVYDYSDPAGAPGPSVSTKDSVPGGPSISTKDSATAFRTKEVSPQLGPGPAPSSASAYRRRCCRLCVWLLQTLVHLLQLGQVWRYLRAMYLGLQSRWRGERLRRHFYWRMLFESADVSMLRLLETFLRSAPQLVLQLSLLVHRGGEPDLLPALSTSASLVSLAWTLASYQKVLRDSRDDKRPLSYKGAVAQVLWHLFTIAARSLAFALFASVYKLYFGIFIVAHWCVMTFWVIQGETDFCMSKWEEIIYNMVVGIIYVFCWFNVKEGRSRRRMALYYCIVLLENAALTGFWYSSHNFSTDFRSLILVCVVASSFALGIFFMCVYYCLLHPNGPMLGPQTPGCICPEAPGPCGPPADAVTSPPRSLPRTTGTERDGASVGGERAGTPTPPVFQVRPGVPPTPVARPLRTEGPVIRIDLPRKKYPAWDAHFIDRRLRKTILALEYSSPATPRLQYRSVGTAQELLEYETTV, from the exons ATGGCCGCGAAGTCGGATGGAGCGGCGGCCGCGGCCGGCCCGGGgccggagggggc gggaggagccCGGAGTGGTGCGGGCGGGCACGGGGAGGAGGCGACC GCGGCGGCCGGGGGCCCCGGAGTGACCGGGGCGGGGGGCTCGGGGCCGCGCTACGAGCTGCGGGACTGCTGCTGGGTGCTGTGCGCGCTGCTCGTGTTCTTCTCCGACGGCGCCACGGACCTGTGGCTGGCGGCCTCCTACTACCTGCAGGGTCAGCGCACCTACTTCGGCCTCACGTTGCTATTCGTGCTCCTGCCCTCGCTGGTCGTGCAGCTGCTCAGCTTCCGCTGGTTCGTCTACGATTACTCGGATCCCGCGGGCGCCCCGGGACCCTCCGTCAGCACCAAGGACAGCGTCCCCGGCGGGCCCTCCATCAGCACCAAGGACAGCGCCACCGCCTTCCGGACCAAAGAAGTCAGCCCCCAGCTGGGTCCCGGGCCCGCGCCCTCCTCGGCCAGCGCCTAccgccgccgctgctgccgccTCTGCGTCTGGCTGCTGCAGACCCTCGTCCACCTCCTGCAGCTCGGCCAGGTCTGGAG GTATCTGCGAGCCATGTACCTGGGGCTGCAGAGCCGCTGGCGCGGGGAGCGGCTGCGGCGCCACTTCTACTGGCGGATGTTGTTCGAGAGCGCGGACGTGAGCATGCTGCGTCTGCTGGAGACCTTCCTGCGCAGCGCGCCGCAGCTAGTGCTGCAGCTCAGCCTCCTGGTGCACCGCGGCGGCGAGCCCGACCTGCTGCCCG CCCTGTCCACCTCTGCCTCACTTGTGTCCCTGGCCTGGACGCTGGCCTCCTACCAGAAGGTGCTGCGGGACTCGCGGGACGACAAGCGGCCGCTGTCCTACAAGGGCGCCGTGGCCCAGGTGCTGTGGCACCTGTTCACCATTGCGGCTCGCAGTCTGGCCTTCGCGCTCTTCGCCAGCGTCTACAAGCTCTACTTCGGCATCTTCATCGTGGCCCACTGGTGCGTCATGACCTTCTGGGTCATCCAGGGCGAGACGGACTTCTGCATGTCCAAGTGGGAGGAGATCATCTACAACATGGTGGTGGGCATCATCTACGTCTTCTGCTGGTTCAACGTCAAGGAGGGCCGCAGCCGCCGCCGCATGGCCCTCTACTACTGCATCGTGCTGCTGGAGAACGCTGCGCTCACGGGCTTCTGGTACTCCAGCCACAACTTCTCCACTGACTTCCGCTCGCTCATCCTGGTCTGCGTGGTGGCCTCCAGCTTCGCGCTGGGTATCTTCTTCATGTGCGTCTACTACTGCCTCCTGCACCCCAACGGGCCCATGCTGGGTCCCCAGACGCCTGGCTGCATCTGCCCGGAGGCCCCCGGACCCTGTGGCCCACCCGCCGATGCTGTCACAAGTCCCCCAAGGTCCCTGCCGAGGACTACAGGCACCGAGCGGGACGGGGCCTCGGTGGGGGGCGAGCGCGCAGGGACCCCCACACCACCTGTCTTCCAGGTGCGGCCTggcgtgccccccaccccagtggcTCGTCCTTTGCGGACAGAAGGGCCTGTCATTCGGATTGACCTGCCCCGGAAGAAGTACCCTGCCTGGGATGCTCATTTTATTGACCGCCGGCTCCGGAAGACCATTCTGGCGCTGGAGTACTCCTCGCCGGCCACGCCTCGGTTGCAGTACCGGAGCGTGGGGACCGCCCAGGAGCTGCTGGAGTATGAGACCACGGTGTAG